A region of Toxorhynchites rutilus septentrionalis strain SRP chromosome 1, ASM2978413v1, whole genome shotgun sequence DNA encodes the following proteins:
- the LOC129761206 gene encoding uncharacterized protein LOC129761206: protein MASSSSEPPGGRATNFYEGRPTEATAPLWADPSNGNLQILLLRATGDKVLPTNPFTVSKTINAVAKDFNSAKPQRDEKKKLQYILTTRDEDVVEVIFHPTLNQRKCVVTCRDVIDFKNEELAKELSDQKVIDVKRITRKDGESIIPTPTLILTIRGTVVPEFIYFGFIRAGTRNYYPNPMQCFKCFNFGHTSKRCKREDPLCRNCSKEHPKDFDSKMCNSPALCINCQGNHSSSSRKCPKWLEENEITRTRIDRGISYREAKNLLTQNNGPTFSSVLQDRINKIRAPMAGCKCKCSCASAASAASSRESTPSVMDTTMTESSTESSTTESDSESTSTPNKNNNTPKKASLSKGKEQSN, encoded by the exons atggcttctAGTAGCTCCgagcctccgggaggccgggctacaaacttCTACGAGGGCAGGCCtaccgaagccaccgctccactatgGGCGGACCCCTCAAATGGCAACCTTCAAATACTGCTTCTCAGAGCGACAGGAGATAAGGTGCTTCCAACGAACCCCTTCACCGTGAGCAAAACCATCAATGCAGTTGCAAAAGATTTCAACAGCGCAAAACCACAGCGCGatgaaaagaagaaactgcaaTACATCTTGACAACTAGGGACGAGGATGTTGTCG AGGTGATCTTCCACCCAACtttgaaccaacgcaaatgcgttgtaacATGTAGAGATGTAATCgattttaaaaacgaagaactagcgaaagagctttccgatcagaaAGTGATCGACGTTAAGCGTATAACCAGAAAAGACGGAGAATCCATTATTCCTACACCAACACTAATCCTCACAATTCGCGGAACCGTTGTTCCCGAATTCATATATTTTGGCTTCATTCGCGCTGGGACTCGGAACTACTATCCGAACCCCATGCAGTGCttcaaatgttttaattttGGGCACACCAGCAAAAGATGCAAGCGCGAGGACCCGCTATGCAGAAACTGCAGCAAAGAACATCCCAAAGACTTCGATTCTAAGATGTGCAACTCTCCAGCACTTTGCATCAATTGCCAAGGAAACCACTCCTCTTCTAGTAGGAAGTGTCCTAAATGGCTTGAAGAAAACGAAATAACTAGGACAAGAATAGATCGAGGAATCTCTTACAGAGAAGCCAAGAATCTACTCACCCAAAACAATGGTCCAACCTTTTCAAGCGTTTTACAAGATAGAATTAACAAAATTCGGGCACCAATGGCCGGCTGCAAGTGCAAATGcagctgcgcctcggccgcttcggccgcttctagtcgcgaaagcactcccTCAGTTATGGACACAACCATGACCGAATCGTCTACCGAAAGTTCGACAACCGAATCAGATAGCGAATCG ACCTCCACACCAAACAAGAACAACAACACCccgaagaaagcttctctttccaagggtaaagaaCAATCGAACTAA